The following coding sequences lie in one bacterium genomic window:
- a CDS encoding chordopoxvirus fusion protein, with translation MIRFKEVLEKFPSELRDAVIEFYDFLREEYIIKREEFEELKKIVGQLVISHEKLLERVEQLTIAQQKTEERVDKLGEAVEKLAEAQRETEEELKKLTITVKNMQKELGGISHSVGFDLENQAYKALPKILKERYGIEIKERLLRKFIEYPDGREEEINVYGKGKIDGREIFIIGESKTYLSKKDIERFKKRLERIKKVFTEEIFPIFVVHSASPKITKYAENSGFSVFFSYEF, from the coding sequence ATGATAAGATTTAAAGAAGTCCTTGAAAAATTTCCTTCTGAATTGAGGGATGCGGTTATAGAATTTTATGATTTTTTAAGAGAAGAATATATTATAAAAAGAGAAGAGTTTGAAGAATTGAAAAAAATAGTAGGTCAACTTGTTATATCTCATGAAAAATTATTAGAAAGGGTGGAACAATTAACTATTGCACAGCAGAAAACAGAAGAGAGAGTGGATAAGTTAGGGGAAGCAGTTGAGAAATTAGCAGAAGCACAAAGGGAAACAGAGGAGGAATTGAAAAAATTGACAATAACAGTAAAAAATATGCAGAAAGAACTTGGTGGGATATCACATTCAGTTGGATTTGACCTTGAAAATCAGGCATATAAAGCATTACCAAAAATATTAAAAGAAAGATATGGGATAGAAATAAAAGAAAGATTATTGAGGAAATTTATTGAATATCCAGATGGTAGAGAAGAAGAGATAAATGTTTATGGTAAAGGAAAGATAGATGGGAGAGAAATTTTTATAATAGGAGAATCAAAAACATATTTGTCAAAGAAAGATATAGAAAGATTTAAAAAGAGATTAGAAAGGATAAAAAAAGTTTTCACAGAAGAAATATTTCCTATTTTTGTTGTTCATTCTGCTTCTCCAAAAATTACAAAATATGCTGAAAATTCTGGATTTTCTGTATTTTTCTCTTATGAATTTTAA
- a CDS encoding M24 family metallopeptidase, whose protein sequence is IHSSYPHHKSQNKEIKNGEVIVIDIGCDFLGYKSDLTRTFFCGKVDNEIKKVYKIVEETQKICIEYLRNKNLKGCDVYKKAVENFKKYNLGKFFIHGLGHGIGIDVHEKPYLNKKSKDKIRKGNVFTIEPGVYIQGKFGVRLEKMVFK, encoded by the coding sequence AATTCATTCTTCCTATCCACATCATAAATCTCAAAATAAAGAAATAAAAAATGGTGAGGTAATAGTAATAGATATTGGATGTGATTTTTTGGGCTATAAAAGTGATTTAACAAGGACTTTTTTTTGTGGCAAAGTTGATAATGAGATAAAGAAAGTTTATAAAATTGTTGAAGAAACACAAAAAATATGCATTGAATATTTAAGGAATAAAAACTTAAAAGGATGTGATGTTTATAAAAAAGCAGTTGAAAATTTTAAAAAATATAATCTTGGAAAATTCTTTATTCATGGTCTTGGTCATGGAATTGGGATTGATGTTCATGAAAAGCCATATTTGAATAAAAAAAGTAAAGATAAAATTAGAAAAGGAAATGTTTTTACAATTGAACCTGGAGTTTATATTCAAGGAAAATTTGGAGTTCGTCTTGAAAAAATGGTTTTCAAATAA